The Brasilonema sennae CENA114 genome includes a region encoding these proteins:
- a CDS encoding YbjQ family protein, translating to MIVTTTDVIQGAVIQSYLGIVTAEVVYGSNFLRDFFASIRDVVGGRTGSYERLFEEGQRKAIQELEQRALRLGADAVVGIEVDTGTINVDQSGVLMLITATGTAVKLR from the coding sequence ATGATTGTAACCACCACTGATGTCATTCAAGGAGCCGTCATTCAGTCATATTTAGGCATTGTGACGGCGGAAGTTGTCTACGGTAGTAATTTCTTACGAGATTTTTTTGCTAGCATCCGGGATGTTGTTGGCGGGCGCACAGGTAGCTACGAACGCCTCTTTGAGGAAGGTCAACGCAAGGCTATACAAGAATTAGAGCAACGGGCATTACGTCTAGGGGCAGATGCTGTTGTTGGTATTGAAGTCGATACTGGCACAATCAATGTTGACCAATCAGGTGTTCTCATGCTTATTACTGCTACAGGTACTGCGGTGAAGCTGCGTTAG